A part of Phoenix dactylifera cultivar Barhee BC4 chromosome 2, palm_55x_up_171113_PBpolish2nd_filt_p, whole genome shotgun sequence genomic DNA contains:
- the LOC103712182 gene encoding deSI-like protein At4g17486 isoform X2: MRSLLPGCASPKVQEDGRSDSKGRTHLYLNVYDLTPMNNYLYLFGLGVFHSGIQVHGMEYGFGAHEYPTSGVFEVEPRCCPGFVFRRSVWLGTTDVSRSEFRSFIENLAGKYHGDTYHLFVKNCNHFTDDVCMHLTGKPIPGWVNRLARLGSFCNCLLPENIQVKSVGNLPAQPLLSEDELVSVTSSTVEESEEEDPDHQLLLTPNDDPAHLREKQLRLVKDVQ, encoded by the exons ATGCGGTCGCTTCTGCCGGGATGCGCGTCCCCGAAGGTGCAGGAGGATGGCAGGAGCGACAGCAAAGGCAGGACGCATCTCTATTTGAACGTCTACGATCTTACCCCCATGAACAATTATCTATATCTATTCGGCCTCGGGGTCTTCCACTCTGGGATCCAAG TACATGGTATGGAGTACGGATTTGGAGCACATGAGTACCCCACTAGTGGAGTGTTTGAGGTGGAACCAAGATGCTGCCCTGGTTTTGTCTTCCGGCGTTCTGTGTGGCTGGGCACCACTGACGTGTCTCGTTCAGAGTTCCGCAGCTTCATCGAAAACCTTGCTGGAAAATATCATGGCGACACCTACCATCTGTTCGTCAAGAACTGCAATCATTTCACTGACGATGTTTGTATGCATTTGACTGGAAAACCAATTCCAGGATGGGTAAATCGGCTTGCAAGATTAG GTTCTTTCTGCAACTGTCTTCTACCAGAAAATATTCAGGTTAAATCGGTTGGAAATTTACCAGCTCAACCACTACTCTCCG AAGATGAGTTGGTGTCAGTTACTTCATCAACTGTGGAGGAGAGTGAAGAGGAAGATCCAGATCATCAGCTGCTACTGACACCAAACGACGACCCAGCACATTTAAGAGAGAAACAATTGAGGCTTGTTAAAGATGTTCAGTGA
- the LOC103712182 gene encoding deSI-like protein At4g17486 isoform X1 translates to MRSLLPGCASPKVQEDGRSDSKGRTHLYLNVYDLTPMNNYLYLFGLGVFHSGIQVHGMEYGFGAHEYPTSGVFEVEPRCCPGFVFRRSVWLGTTDVSRSEFRSFIENLAGKYHGDTYHLFVKNCNHFTDDVCMHLTGKPIPGWVNRLARLASGSFCNCLLPENIQVKSVGNLPAQPLLSEDELVSVTSSTVEESEEEDPDHQLLLTPNDDPAHLREKQLRLVKDVQ, encoded by the exons ATGCGGTCGCTTCTGCCGGGATGCGCGTCCCCGAAGGTGCAGGAGGATGGCAGGAGCGACAGCAAAGGCAGGACGCATCTCTATTTGAACGTCTACGATCTTACCCCCATGAACAATTATCTATATCTATTCGGCCTCGGGGTCTTCCACTCTGGGATCCAAG TACATGGTATGGAGTACGGATTTGGAGCACATGAGTACCCCACTAGTGGAGTGTTTGAGGTGGAACCAAGATGCTGCCCTGGTTTTGTCTTCCGGCGTTCTGTGTGGCTGGGCACCACTGACGTGTCTCGTTCAGAGTTCCGCAGCTTCATCGAAAACCTTGCTGGAAAATATCATGGCGACACCTACCATCTGTTCGTCAAGAACTGCAATCATTTCACTGACGATGTTTGTATGCATTTGACTGGAAAACCAATTCCAGGATGGGTAAATCGGCTTGCAAGATTAG CTTCAGGTTCTTTCTGCAACTGTCTTCTACCAGAAAATATTCAGGTTAAATCGGTTGGAAATTTACCAGCTCAACCACTACTCTCCG AAGATGAGTTGGTGTCAGTTACTTCATCAACTGTGGAGGAGAGTGAAGAGGAAGATCCAGATCATCAGCTGCTACTGACACCAAACGACGACCCAGCACATTTAAGAGAGAAACAATTGAGGCTTGTTAAAGATGTTCAGTGA